The nucleotide window TTGTCGAACAGCGTGTGCTTCAGGCTCAGCGCCAGCCCCGGCCGGCCCGCGTCCAGCGCCTCGGAGTAGGCGATGGCGGTGGCCTCGGCCTTGTCGAAGATGGCGCCCTTGCCGTCGCCGTGCGCCTTCTGCTTGGCGCCGTTGTAGACCTTCTCGAAGACCCGCGGCACCGACAGGATGAACGTCGGCTGGAAGGTGGCGAAGTCGGGCAGCAGCGCCTTGAGGTCGGCGGTGTGGCCCATCCGGGCGCCGCTCTCCACGCAGGCGACCTGGATCAGCCGGGCGAAGACGTGGGCCAGCGGGAGGAAGAGCAGCGTCGAGCCGGTCGGGTGGAACAGCTCGGGCAGGACCACCGACGCGCTGCGGCAGGTGCCGAGCAGGTTGCCGTGCGTCAGCTCGCAGCCCTTGGGTCGCCCGGTCGTGCCGGAGGTGTAGATGATGGTGGCCAGGCTGTCCGTGGTCAGGGTGGCGCGGCGGGCCTCCAGCTCGCTGTCGGGCACGTCGCGCCCCGAGGCGGCCAGCTCCTCCAGGCCGCCCGCGTCGATCTGCCAGGAGGAGGCGAGATCGGGCAGTGAGCCGCGGACCTGCTCCAGCGTCTGCTGGTGACCGGCGCTCTCGACGATGACGGCGACCGCACCGGAGTCGCCGAGGTTCCACTGCACCTGCTCGGCCGAGGACGTCTCGTAGATGGGGACCGTGACGGCGCCGGCGGTCCAGATCGCGTAGTCGCAGAGCGTCCATTCGTACCGCGTCTTGCTCATCAGCCCGACCCGGTCGCCGGGCTGCACGCCACTGGCGGCCAGCCCGGCCGCGACGGCGCCGACCTCGGTGGCGAACTCCCGCGCCGTGACCGGCGTCCAGCGGCCGTCGACCTTGCGGGTGAAGACCACCTGGTCGGGCGCTGTCCGGGCGCGCTCGAGAACGATGTCCGTCAGCGCCGCGGACGGCGCGACCTCGACTGCTGGGGGGGTGGCGAACTCCTGCACCTGAACTCCTCGTCGAGTCGCGGCGGACGGCCCAGATGATCGAGCGCGTCCTGACGTGCGACCTTAGCGTGCAGCCCTTTGTGCTACAGGCACGTTGCGGATCTGCCGACCACGACCCCGTGGAAGACCTGCTGGAGAACGCCACCCGCTGCCCGCACTGCCGGGCCGCCGCCCGCCCCGGCGCGCCCTGGTGCACGCTGTGCCACGCGGACCTGCGCCCGCCGCCGCCCGAGCCGTTCCCGCCGGTGCTCGACCCCGTGCCGGTGCTGCGCCAGCCGATGCTGCGCCCGCTGGTGCTCGATCCGCTGACGGCGCCCGCCCACGAGCTCGGGCTGGCGCCCGCGCCGCACGCCCTCGGGCCGGCGCCCGCGCCGCACGCCCTCGGACCGACGCCGCACCCGGTCGAACCGACCTGGCCCTGCGTCACCTGCGGCGCCGCGAACCCGCTCAGCGGCGATGCCTGCAGCGCCTGCGGGGCCGGCTTCCTGGCCGGGCTGCGCGAGTCCGACGGCCCGCTGCTCGAGCTTCCGGGTCTCGGGGACCTCACCCGGATGAGCCGCAGTCAGCGACTGATGCTCGCGGGCGCCGTCGTGTTCGCCGTGGTCGCCCTCACCGCGCTGCTCGGGCTGCTGGTCGGCTGACCTCCTGGCTGGCTGGGCCTGTCCCCGGCCGACCCCCGCTCCCCGGCCGCCGCCGCTCTCCCGCCGGAGTACTAGCCTCGGGGCCCATGGCGGATGTCGCGAGCTCCACGATCACCATCAGCATGCCGCCGGAGCAGGTGCTGGAGGTCATCGCGGACGTCGCCCGCTACCCCGAGTGGACCGGCCAGATCAAGAGCGCCGAGGTGCTCGAGGCCGGAGCGGACGGCCGGCCGCGGCAGGCCCGCTTCGTCATGGACGCCGGTGTGCTCAAGGACGAGTACGTCCTGCAGTACGACTGGACCGCCACCGGCGTGAGCTGGGAGCTGGTCGGCCGGAGCTCGGTGCAGAAGTCGCAGGTCGGGTCGTACTCCCTGGTGCCGACGGGTGAGGGCACCGAGGTCACCTATCAGCTCTCCGTCGACATCGCGATGCCGATGCTGGGGATGTTCAAGCGCAAGGCCGAGAAGATGATCATGGATTCGGCGCTGAAGGAGCTCAAGAAGCGCGTCGAGTCGCGGGCCTGACGGTGGGGCCGGCGACAGCGCGCGTCCTGCTGTTCACTGGCAAGGGCGGTGTCGGCAAGACCACCGCGGCGGCGGCCACCGCCGCAGCGGCGGCCGCCCGCGGTACCAAGGTCCTCGTGCTGTCGACCGACTCCGCGCACTCGCTCGCCGACGCCTTCGCCGTGCCGCTCGGCGCCACCCCGATCGAGGTCGACACCGGGCTCTACGCGATGCAGGTCGATGCCCAGCGGGCCTTCGAGCAGACCTGGCGGCAGATCCAGTCCTACCTCGCCGGGCTGCTCGAGCGGGCCGGCGTCGACGCGCTGCAGGCCGAGGAACTGACCGTCCTGCCGGGTGCCGAGGAGGTGCTCGCGCTGCTCGAGGTCACCCGCCAGGTCACCACCGGCCCGTGGGACCTCGTCGTCGTCGACTGCGCCCCGACCGGCGAGACGCTGCGGCTGCTCGCCCTGCCCGAGGCCCTGACCTGGTACGTCGAGAAGGTCTTCCCGGCCCAGCGCCGAGCCCTGCGGGCCGTACGACCGCTGCTGTCCCGGGTCTCCGGGCCGTCGGTGCCGCACGAGGACGTCTTCGACACCGTCGAGCGGCTGCACCGCGAGCTGCTGCAGGTGCGTGCGGTGCTGACGGCCGACTCCACCTCTGTCCGGCTGGTCCTGACGCCCGAGGCCGTCGTCGTCGCCGAGGCCCGGCGCACCCTGACTTCCCTTGCCCTGTACGGATACCGCGTCGACGCGCTGCTCGCGAACCGGGTGTTCCCGCCGTCGCAGGACCCCTTCGTCGCCGGCTGGGCCGCGGCGCAGGCCGCGCAGCTCGAGGCGGTCCGCACCGACGCCGGCGGGCTGCCGGTGCTGGTCTCGCCCTACCGGCCGGTCGAGCCGGTCGGGCTGGCGGCGCTCACCGCGCTCGGTCAGGAGCTGTACGACGGGGCCGATCCGGGCGCGCCCTGCCCTGACCTGCCGCAGCTACTGGACGTCCGCCGCAGCGCGGAGGGCTTCGAGCTGTCGCTGGCCCTGCCGCTGGCCCGCCGGGAAAACCTCGAGGTGACCCGCAGCGGCGACGAGCTCGCGGTCACCGTCGGGGGGCACCGCAGGGTGCTCGCGCTGCCGAGCGCGCTGCGCCGCTGCACGATCGCCGGGGCGGTCCTGACCGGCGGGCGGCTGGTCGTGCGCTTCGAGCCGGACCCGGCCGTCTGGATGCGCCCGTGACTGCCGGCCCGCCGCCGGTCGGCTCGGCCGCCGAGGAGGCCGCGCGGCTGTTCGCGGTGGCGCAGGAGTGGGTGTGCTCGCGCGGCGGCGCCCACCTCGACGGGCTTGCGACGGGGGCGCCCGAGTGCTCGGCCTGCCCAGTCTGTCAGGGCATCGCGGCGATCCGTTCGGTGCAGCCGGAGACCGTGGAGCACCTGCTGGATGCCGCCGCGTCCTTCGTGGCCGCGGTGCGTACCGCCGCCGGCAGTACCGGCGCCGCCAGTACTGCCGCCGCTCCACGGGAACCGGGCTCGTCGCGGCCCGGCGTGCAGCGCATCGACGTACGGGAGGACTGACGTGCTGACCATCGGCGTCGACGTCGGCGGGACGAAGGTCGCCGCGGGGGTCGTGGACGAGGCCGGCACGATCCTCACCCGTGTCCTCAGGCCGACGCCGTCCGCCGGCCCGGCCGACGTCGAGGACGTCATCGCCGGGTGTGTGCAGGAGTTGCGCCGGGACCGGGAGATCGAGGCGGTCGGGGTGGGCGCCGCCGGGTTCGTCGACGCGGACCGCGCGAGGGTGCTGCTGGCGCCCAACCTGACGTGGCGGGACGAGCCGCTGCGCGATGCCGTGCAGGCCAGGACCGGGCTGCCGGTCGTCGTGGAGAACGACGCGAACGCCGCCGCCTGGGCGGAGTACCGCTTCGGCGCGGGGCGCGGCGAGTCGCACCTGGTGCTCGTCGCCGTCGGCACGGGCATCGGCGGCGGCATCGTGCTGGACGGCCGGCTCTACCGCGGGAGGTACGGCATCGGGGCGGAGTTCGGGCACCTGCAGGTGGTGCCGGGCGGTCGGCGCTGCGGGTGCGGCCAGTCCGGCTGCTGGGAGCAGTACTGCTCGGGCCGCGCGTTGCTGCGGGAGGCCCGGGAGATCGCCGACGTACGGCCGGGCTGGGGCGCGCGCCTGCTCGAGCTCGGCGAGGGTCGGCCCGAAGGCATTGCGTCCGTCGAGGTCACCCAGGCCGCACGGGAGGGCGACGCCGCGGCGCTGGCCTGCTTCGAGGTGGTCGGCGGCTGGTTGGGCCAGGGGCTGGCCGACCTCGCCGCGGTGCTGGATCCCAGTGCGTTCGTCGTCGGCGGCGGGGTGGCCGACGCCGGGGAGCTCCTGCTGGGGCCCGCGCGGCGGGTCTTCGCCGAGCGGCTGACCGGGACGGGCTCCCGGCCGCGTGCCGAGATCCGGCTGGCCTCGCTCGGCAACGACGCCGGCCTGGTCGGCGCGGCCGATCTGGCCCGGCGGAGTGGGGGATGTCCGAAGTAGCCCTTCTGGTCATGGTGCAGGAGCGGCTCCGGTGGGAAGGTGAGGTCCATGACCTCGCCTCAGCCGACCACCACCACTGCCACTGCCGCCACCATCGCCCCGCAGAGCTGCTGCCGCCGGCCGATGTCGAGCATCGAGGTGACCACCCGGGGGAGCACGCTCGTGCTGCACAGCT belongs to Mycobacteriales bacterium and includes:
- a CDS encoding ROK family glucokinase, yielding MLTIGVDVGGTKVAAGVVDEAGTILTRVLRPTPSAGPADVEDVIAGCVQELRRDREIEAVGVGAAGFVDADRARVLLAPNLTWRDEPLRDAVQARTGLPVVVENDANAAAWAEYRFGAGRGESHLVLVAVGTGIGGGIVLDGRLYRGRYGIGAEFGHLQVVPGGRRCGCGQSGCWEQYCSGRALLREAREIADVRPGWGARLLELGEGRPEGIASVEVTQAAREGDAAALACFEVVGGWLGQGLADLAAVLDPSAFVVGGGVADAGELLLGPARRVFAERLTGTGSRPRAEIRLASLGNDAGLVGAADLARRSGGCPK
- a CDS encoding SRPBCC family protein; the encoded protein is MADVASSTITISMPPEQVLEVIADVARYPEWTGQIKSAEVLEAGADGRPRQARFVMDAGVLKDEYVLQYDWTATGVSWELVGRSSVQKSQVGSYSLVPTGEGTEVTYQLSVDIAMPMLGMFKRKAEKMIMDSALKELKKRVESRA
- a CDS encoding ArsA family ATPase, giving the protein MGPATARVLLFTGKGGVGKTTAAAATAAAAAARGTKVLVLSTDSAHSLADAFAVPLGATPIEVDTGLYAMQVDAQRAFEQTWRQIQSYLAGLLERAGVDALQAEELTVLPGAEEVLALLEVTRQVTTGPWDLVVVDCAPTGETLRLLALPEALTWYVEKVFPAQRRALRAVRPLLSRVSGPSVPHEDVFDTVERLHRELLQVRAVLTADSTSVRLVLTPEAVVVAEARRTLTSLALYGYRVDALLANRVFPPSQDPFVAGWAAAQAAQLEAVRTDAGGLPVLVSPYRPVEPVGLAALTALGQELYDGADPGAPCPDLPQLLDVRRSAEGFELSLALPLARRENLEVTRSGDELAVTVGGHRRVLALPSALRRCTIAGAVLTGGRLVVRFEPDPAVWMRP
- a CDS encoding long-chain fatty acid--CoA ligase: MTDIVLERARTAPDQVVFTRKVDGRWTPVTAREFATEVGAVAAGLAASGVQPGDRVGLMSKTRYEWTLCDYAIWTAGAVTVPIYETSSAEQVQWNLGDSGAVAVIVESAGHQQTLEQVRGSLPDLASSWQIDAGGLEELAASGRDVPDSELEARRATLTTDSLATIIYTSGTTGRPKGCELTHGNLLGTCRSASVVLPELFHPTGSTLLFLPLAHVFARLIQVACVESGARMGHTADLKALLPDFATFQPTFILSVPRVFEKVYNGAKQKAHGDGKGAIFDKAEATAIAYSEALDAGRPGLALSLKHTLFDKLVYSKLRAALGGQVAWAVSGGAPLGARLGHFYRGIGITILEGWGLTETTAAGTVNTPAQLRIGSVGRPSPGVTIRIAEDGEILMSGENVYQGYWHNPSATGETVVDGWFHTGDIGELDADGFLRITGRKKELIVTAAGKNVAPAVLEDRLRAHPLISQCMVVGDQRPFIGCLVTLDAEAVPGWAAAKGKPADVATLAQDADLLAELQRAVDEANKAVSQAEAIRKFAVLPEDWTEEGGQLTPSLKLKRSVVMKQYHSAVEELYAGGNG